A part of Prolixibacteraceae bacterium genomic DNA contains:
- a CDS encoding argininosuccinate synthase, with translation MENKKVVLAYSGGLDTSYCAMYLAKERGLEVYTALANTGGFTQEELVVIEKKALAMGVKAHVTLDVTQEYYDKGIRYMVYGNVMRNNTYPISVSSERIFQAMAIAQYANEIGAKYIAHGSTGAGNDQVRFDLAFEVLSPQIEVITPTRDMQLTREYEINYLKEHGVDADFEKMEYSINAGLWGTSIGGKETLTSDQTLPESAYPKQVEKTTPETMTIGFNKGEISTVNGVAYDNAIDAIRKVEEIGSAFGIGRDMHIGDTIIGIKGRVGFEAAAPMLIIKAHEMLEKHTLTKWQQHWKDQLGNWYGMFMHESMYLDPVMRDIEKFLENTQRNVTGEVSIMLKPEHFTLVGIQSENDLMRSKFGEYGEMNKGWSADDVKGFTKILSNQLKIYYSVNEE, from the coding sequence ATGGAAAATAAGAAAGTAGTTTTGGCCTATAGTGGTGGATTAGACACCTCTTATTGTGCCATGTATCTAGCGAAAGAGAGAGGTTTAGAAGTTTATACTGCCTTAGCAAACACAGGAGGTTTCACCCAAGAAGAGTTAGTTGTCATTGAGAAGAAGGCACTTGCTATGGGAGTGAAAGCTCACGTTACACTAGACGTTACCCAAGAGTACTATGATAAAGGGATACGTTATATGGTTTATGGCAATGTGATGCGTAACAACACCTACCCTATCTCTGTTAGTTCAGAACGTATTTTCCAAGCCATGGCTATTGCACAATATGCCAATGAAATTGGAGCTAAATATATTGCTCATGGTAGCACTGGGGCTGGTAACGATCAGGTTCGTTTCGACTTAGCCTTCGAAGTTCTATCACCACAAATCGAAGTCATCACTCCTACACGTGACATGCAGTTGACCCGTGAATATGAGATCAACTACTTAAAAGAACATGGAGTAGATGCTGATTTCGAGAAGATGGAGTACTCGATCAATGCAGGCCTTTGGGGTACTAGTATCGGAGGAAAAGAGACTTTAACTTCGGATCAAACACTTCCGGAGTCGGCCTACCCAAAACAGGTAGAGAAGACCACTCCTGAGACGATGACTATTGGCTTTAACAAAGGAGAGATAAGTACTGTCAATGGTGTAGCTTATGACAATGCGATAGATGCCATTCGTAAAGTAGAAGAGATCGGTTCTGCATTTGGTATTGGACGTGATATGCACATTGGGGATACTATTATTGGAATTAAAGGTCGTGTTGGTTTCGAAGCAGCAGCTCCGATGTTAATCATCAAGGCACACGAGATGCTAGAGAAGCACACCTTGACCAAGTGGCAACAACATTGGAAAGATCAGCTAGGCAATTGGTACGGGATGTTTATGCATGAGTCGATGTACCTTGATCCCGTGATGCGTGATATTGAGAAGTTCTTAGAGAACACCCAACGTAATGTTACTGGGGAAGTATCGATCATGTTAAAACCAGAACACTTCACTCTAGTAGGTATTCAATCAGAGAATGACCTGATGCGCTCTAAGTTCGGCGAATATGGTGAAATGAATAAAGGCTGGAGTGCTGATGATGTCAAAGGATTCACAAAGATTCTTTCAAATCAACTTAAGATATACTACTCGGTGAACGAGGAGTAA
- the argC gene encoding N-acetyl-gamma-glutamyl-phosphate reductase, whose product MDHKISVGIVGGAGYTAGELLRILLFHPYVQITHIQSGSYDGKLVTEVHKDLIGETNIRFSDIEMDHVDTIFLCMGHGKSKEYMEKTDIPSHVKIIDLSHDYRLKAKGNDFVYGLPELNRETIAQAQHIANPGCFATGIQLALLPLANAQLLKDDIHIQAITGSTGAGQAPSRTSHFSWRNNNLSVYKAFSHQHLGEIGQSITQLQPDFNHDINFIPLRGNHTRGIFVSAYTQYSGSLEAAQACYKSYYASHPFVHVVEENPDLKQVVNTNKALVYLEVHQGKLMILTCTDNLLKGASGQAVQNLNILYGLDEFTGLHLKPSVF is encoded by the coding sequence ATGGATCATAAAATAAGTGTTGGCATCGTTGGTGGCGCTGGCTATACAGCGGGAGAACTACTTCGTATTCTTCTTTTTCACCCATATGTTCAGATCACCCATATTCAAAGCGGAAGCTATGATGGCAAGTTGGTTACAGAGGTACACAAAGACCTTATTGGAGAAACCAACATTCGTTTCTCTGATATCGAAATGGATCATGTAGATACCATCTTTTTATGTATGGGACATGGCAAGTCGAAAGAGTATATGGAGAAGACAGATATCCCTAGTCATGTGAAGATCATCGACCTCTCTCACGACTATCGCTTGAAAGCCAAAGGAAACGACTTTGTTTATGGTCTTCCTGAATTAAACAGAGAAACCATTGCCCAAGCACAACATATTGCCAATCCAGGGTGTTTTGCCACTGGAATCCAACTGGCACTACTTCCATTAGCCAATGCCCAACTACTGAAAGACGATATTCATATCCAAGCCATCACAGGCTCTACGGGTGCAGGTCAAGCACCTTCAAGAACATCTCATTTCAGTTGGAGAAACAACAACCTATCTGTTTATAAAGCATTCTCACACCAACACTTAGGCGAAATTGGACAAAGCATCACTCAGCTACAGCCCGATTTCAATCACGATATCAACTTTATTCCACTAAGAGGCAATCATACACGAGGAATATTTGTGAGTGCTTACACCCAATACAGTGGTTCTTTGGAAGCTGCACAAGCATGTTACAAAAGCTACTATGCATCTCACCCTTTTGTTCATGTCGTGGAAGAGAATCCCGACTTGAAACAGGTGGTCAACACCAACAAAGCGCTGGTTTACCTAGAAGTACATCAAGGAAAGCTAATGATCCTTACATGTACCGACAATCTACTCAAAGGGGCTTCAGGACAAGCGGTACAAAATCTTAATATTTTATATGGACTAGATGAATTCACTGGT
- a CDS encoding GNAT family N-acetyltransferase, whose product MKAGINIDVVVATEAHILYVEVINDTIEKASKERGTGIAKRTYEYVANKISEGKAVIALHGNEFAGFCYIESWGHNKFVANSGLIVSPEYRGHGLAKRIKKRAFELSRQKFPDAKIFGLTTGLAVMKINSELGYRPVTFSELTDDQAFWGGCKSCVNYDILERTEKTKCLCTGMLFDPVWEEEKQKQESRWQRWKLWLRNRKDRMVAFAFTGVRVENNTRSTVK is encoded by the coding sequence ATGAAAGCGGGAATTAATATTGACGTGGTCGTAGCTACCGAAGCACATATACTATATGTAGAAGTTATCAATGATACTATCGAGAAAGCCTCAAAAGAGCGTGGAACGGGTATTGCAAAACGTACATATGAATATGTAGCCAATAAGATTTCGGAAGGCAAAGCAGTGATTGCACTTCATGGCAATGAGTTTGCAGGATTCTGCTACATTGAATCGTGGGGACACAATAAGTTTGTGGCCAATTCAGGTCTGATTGTATCTCCTGAATATCGAGGACATGGGCTAGCAAAACGAATCAAGAAGCGAGCCTTTGAACTTTCACGTCAAAAATTTCCTGATGCTAAAATATTTGGATTAACCACAGGACTTGCTGTGATGAAAATCAATTCAGAATTAGGTTATCGTCCCGTAACTTTTTCAGAGTTAACCGACGACCAAGCCTTTTGGGGTGGTTGTAAAAGTTGTGTTAACTACGACATTCTGGAACGTACAGAAAAAACCAAATGTTTATGTACTGGAATGCTCTTCGATCCTGTATGGGAAGAAGAGAAACAGAAGCAGGAAAGCAGATGGCAGCGATGGAAGTTATGGCTTAGAAATCGTAAGGACAGAATGGTCGCCTTTGCATTTACTGGAGTCCGTGTTGAGAATAATACCCGTTCTACAGTAAAATAG